One window of the Populus nigra chromosome 4, ddPopNigr1.1, whole genome shotgun sequence genome contains the following:
- the LOC133692562 gene encoding uncharacterized protein LOC133692562 isoform X1 produces MNWVQRKIYLYNVTFGLFMLDWWERYLFNILVIVLMWFIFYNGSRYVTDFCKRGLVGPTISPLKNWGT; encoded by the exons ATGAACTGGGTTCAACGGAAGATCTACCTCTATAATGTCACTTTTGGTCTTTTCATGTTGGATTGGTGGGAGCGTTACCTTTTCA ATATTCTGGTGATCGTGTTGATGTGGTTCATTTTCTACAATGGATCGCGATATGTCACTGACTTTTGCAAGAG AGGATTGGTTGGGCCGACGATATCTCCTTTAAAAAATTGGGGAACATAA
- the LOC133692562 gene encoding uncharacterized protein LOC133692562 isoform X2, with the protein MNWVQRKIYLYNVTFGLFMLDWWERYLFNILVIVLMWFIFYNGSRYVTDFCKRHLG; encoded by the exons ATGAACTGGGTTCAACGGAAGATCTACCTCTATAATGTCACTTTTGGTCTTTTCATGTTGGATTGGTGGGAGCGTTACCTTTTCA ATATTCTGGTGATCGTGTTGATGTGGTTCATTTTCTACAATGGATCGCGATATGTCACTGACTTTTGCAAGAG GCACCTAGGGTGA